Proteins from a genomic interval of Collinsella sp. zg1085:
- a CDS encoding ABC transporter ATP-binding protein: protein MSNMHMKPAKGTAKRLMNMLREFYPVLLPTVGLAIVLNALVQSAPNVFMQRILTIVQETWESGSWDVAAGPILQNIVMLGLFYALGLICIAFWQQAMAIITQGSLKKFRLTMFEHMQKLPVRYFDTHLHGDIMSYYTNDIDAMRQMISQSLPMLMMTIMTMGSLMAVMVYYSLPMAVLVVGGSALMAWTTKILGGRSAKNFMRQQQAVAELEGHVAEMMAGEKVIKVFTHETEATTDFDRINVAWEDAARAANSYANILMPVLMNLGNLLYVIVAIVGGMLISVQAPNVSISGLPLTLAVAIPFLNMTKQFVGQIGQISNQINAVVMGMAGASRIFELLDQEEEQDEGYVTLANMAVKNNELVESQERTGLWAWKHVHQSDGRVEYVPLRGDVRMEHVDFGYKPGQTVLHDVSVFAKPGQKIAFVGATGAGKTTITNLINRFYDIADGKIRYDGININKICKADLRRSLGVVLQDVNLFTGTVMDNIRYGKLDATDEACIKAAQLAGADEFIQRLPEGYNTMLTDNGSQISQGQRQLLSIARAAVADPPAMILDEATSSIDTRTEAIVQRGMDALMQGRTTFVIAHRLSTVRNADCIIVLDHGRVIERGTHNELIAQKGYYYQLYTGAFELE from the coding sequence ATGAGTAATATGCATATGAAGCCCGCAAAAGGCACCGCAAAACGTCTGATGAACATGCTGCGCGAGTTTTATCCCGTGCTATTGCCAACGGTGGGTCTTGCCATTGTGCTAAACGCGCTTGTTCAATCAGCGCCCAATGTATTTATGCAGCGAATTTTGACCATCGTTCAAGAAACTTGGGAGAGTGGCTCGTGGGATGTGGCTGCAGGTCCTATTCTGCAAAACATTGTTATGCTTGGTCTGTTTTATGCATTAGGCCTTATCTGCATCGCCTTTTGGCAGCAGGCTATGGCAATTATTACGCAAGGCTCACTCAAGAAGTTTCGTCTTACTATGTTTGAGCATATGCAAAAGCTGCCGGTTCGCTATTTCGATACGCATCTGCACGGCGACATCATGAGTTATTACACGAACGATATTGATGCCATGCGACAGATGATTTCGCAGAGCCTTCCTATGCTTATGATGACAATTATGACCATGGGCTCCTTGATGGCAGTCATGGTGTATTACAGCTTGCCTATGGCGGTTCTCGTGGTTGGTGGCTCAGCGCTTATGGCATGGACAACCAAGATACTGGGTGGACGTTCGGCAAAAAACTTTATGCGCCAGCAGCAGGCAGTTGCTGAGCTTGAAGGTCATGTTGCTGAGATGATGGCAGGCGAGAAGGTTATTAAGGTTTTTACCCATGAGACCGAGGCAACAACAGATTTTGATCGCATTAATGTGGCATGGGAAGACGCTGCACGTGCAGCAAATAGTTATGCCAATATTTTAATGCCGGTGCTTATGAATCTCGGTAACTTGCTCTACGTTATTGTGGCTATTGTGGGTGGTATGCTTATTTCAGTGCAGGCTCCCAATGTATCTATTTCTGGTTTGCCACTTACGCTTGCTGTTGCTATCCCGTTTCTTAATATGACCAAACAGTTTGTTGGACAGATTGGTCAGATTTCAAACCAAATCAATGCCGTGGTTATGGGCATGGCTGGCGCTTCTCGTATCTTTGAGCTGCTCGATCAAGAGGAAGAGCAGGATGAGGGCTACGTCACCCTAGCCAATATGGCTGTTAAAAACAACGAGCTGGTAGAGTCTCAGGAGCGCACGGGTCTTTGGGCTTGGAAGCATGTGCACCAAAGCGACGGTCGTGTTGAGTATGTACCTTTGCGCGGTGATGTACGCATGGAGCACGTTGACTTTGGTTATAAGCCAGGGCAAACCGTGTTGCACGATGTTTCGGTATTTGCCAAGCCGGGTCAAAAGATTGCGTTTGTCGGAGCTACCGGTGCAGGTAAGACCACCATTACTAACCTCATCAATCGCTTTTATGACATTGCTGATGGAAAAATTCGCTACGACGGTATTAACATCAATAAGATTTGTAAAGCCGACCTGCGTCGGTCTTTAGGTGTGGTGTTGCAAGACGTTAATCTATTTACCGGAACTGTGATGGATAACATTCGCTATGGCAAGCTAGATGCCACAGATGAGGCGTGCATCAAAGCAGCTCAGCTGGCTGGAGCCGATGAGTTTATTCAGCGCTTGCCTGAGGGTTATAACACCATGCTAACCGATAACGGCTCACAGATTAGTCAAGGCCAACGCCAGTTACTCTCGATTGCCCGCGCTGCGGTTGCCGACCCACCGGCAATGATTCTTGACGAGGCAACATCGAGCATTGATACGCGCACCGAGGCAATTGTGCAACGTGGTATGGATGCCCTTATGCAAGGACGAACTACCTTTGTTATTGCGCATCGCCTTTCAACGGTTCGCAATGCCGATTGCATTATTGTGCTCGATCATGGTCGGGTTATTGAGCGCGGTACTCACAACGAGCTTATTGCGCAAAAAGGTTATTATTACCAGCTCTATACCGGTGCCTTTGAGCTTGAGTAG
- the glmS gene encoding glutamine--fructose-6-phosphate transaminase (isomerizing), whose amino-acid sequence MCGIVGYTGQNPAANILVTGLKRLEYRGYDSAGVALAERDATGTYTLNIIRRVGKVSGLESELNGHSSTSTCGIGHTRWATHGRPTQANAHPHISCDGRIAIVHNGIIENFAELREELIQRGHHFSSDTDTEVFAHLIEEAYEGNESSGIPATHKLLDALRIACTQVVGAYGVAAIAADEPGTIAVARKDSPIVIGRGEHGSYVASDVIALIDATRDVVVLEDGQFALLTPNKIIYTDDQGTPIEPAVTHIDWDIDLAEKAGYPDFMLKEIFEQPRVVRDTLVGRLTGAGELDIDELGLSFEELNLVDRVYVIACGTSYHAGLIAKNLIEAWARIPCEVEAASEFRYRNPIITPSTLVVAVSQSGETADTLAAIRDARIKGAKVFGVTNVVGSPVARESDGVIYTKANKEIAVASTKSFIGQVVSLTLLAMLLGQVKGKLTTGQTRMLFRELGDTAEHIQTILDTQQQAIQSAATACKDAPSALFVGRGMGAAVSNEGALKLKEISYLHAEAYAAGEMKHGAIALIEPGFPVIAVATKSAVYDKVLSNLKECEARGAKIIAVATEGDHEIEAIADYVIYVPPTREAFSAITATVPLQLLAREVARLRGCDIDQPRNLAKSVTVE is encoded by the coding sequence ATGTGCGGCATAGTTGGTTATACAGGACAAAACCCTGCAGCAAACATACTGGTAACTGGGCTAAAGCGACTTGAATATCGTGGGTACGATTCTGCAGGTGTCGCGCTTGCAGAACGTGATGCCACGGGCACATACACGCTCAACATCATTCGCCGTGTGGGCAAGGTTTCTGGTCTTGAATCTGAGCTTAACGGGCACAGCTCGACTTCTACCTGCGGCATTGGACATACCCGTTGGGCAACACATGGCCGTCCTACGCAGGCAAATGCACATCCGCATATAAGTTGCGATGGCCGTATTGCAATTGTACATAACGGTATCATTGAAAACTTCGCCGAACTCCGAGAGGAGCTTATCCAGCGCGGACACCATTTCTCAAGCGACACCGACACCGAGGTCTTTGCGCATCTTATTGAAGAAGCATACGAGGGTAATGAATCCTCAGGTATCCCTGCTACACACAAGCTTTTGGACGCGCTGCGCATTGCCTGCACGCAAGTGGTGGGTGCTTATGGTGTCGCGGCTATAGCGGCAGATGAACCAGGCACCATTGCTGTTGCTCGCAAAGATAGCCCTATCGTCATTGGTCGCGGCGAGCACGGCAGCTATGTTGCTTCTGACGTTATTGCTCTCATCGATGCAACTCGTGATGTGGTGGTGCTCGAAGATGGTCAATTCGCACTTCTGACACCCAACAAAATCATATATACCGACGACCAAGGCACTCCCATTGAACCAGCCGTCACTCATATTGACTGGGATATTGATTTGGCAGAAAAGGCTGGCTATCCCGACTTTATGCTCAAAGAGATTTTTGAGCAGCCGCGCGTGGTTCGCGATACCTTGGTTGGGCGATTAACAGGGGCGGGTGAGCTCGACATCGACGAGCTTGGACTAAGCTTTGAGGAGCTAAACCTTGTTGACCGCGTTTACGTTATTGCCTGTGGCACCAGCTATCATGCAGGTCTCATTGCAAAAAACCTTATAGAAGCCTGGGCTCGTATTCCCTGCGAGGTTGAGGCAGCTAGTGAATTTCGTTATCGAAATCCAATCATCACGCCGTCTACCTTGGTAGTTGCAGTTTCACAGTCGGGCGAAACAGCGGACACCTTAGCAGCTATTCGAGACGCACGCATTAAAGGGGCAAAGGTTTTTGGCGTTACCAACGTAGTTGGCAGTCCGGTGGCGCGCGAGTCCGACGGCGTAATTTATACTAAAGCAAATAAAGAAATTGCCGTTGCAAGCACAAAAAGCTTTATTGGTCAGGTAGTGAGTTTAACCTTGCTTGCCATGCTGCTTGGTCAGGTAAAGGGAAAGCTCACGACGGGACAAACGCGCATGTTGTTCCGCGAACTCGGCGATACAGCTGAGCATATCCAGACAATTCTCGATACACAACAGCAGGCTATACAAAGCGCTGCTACTGCCTGTAAAGATGCCCCATCGGCACTTTTTGTGGGTCGCGGCATGGGCGCAGCGGTTAGCAACGAAGGTGCGCTAAAGCTGAAAGAGATTAGTTATTTGCATGCTGAGGCCTATGCTGCTGGTGAAATGAAGCACGGTGCTATTGCCCTGATTGAGCCGGGTTTTCCTGTTATTGCCGTTGCCACCAAAAGCGCCGTATATGACAAAGTGCTCTCTAATCTCAAAGAGTGCGAAGCGCGTGGCGCAAAGATTATTGCTGTTGCCACTGAGGGCGACCACGAAATTGAGGCCATTGCCGATTACGTAATTTATGTGCCGCCTACGCGTGAGGCGTTCTCAGCAATTACTGCGACTGTTCCGCTGCAGCTTTTGGCACGCGAGGTTGCACGTTTGCGTGGCTGTGATATTGACCAGCCAAGAAATCTTGCAAAGAGCGTAACGGTTGAATAA
- the pheS gene encoding phenylalanine--tRNA ligase subunit alpha yields the protein MSLLDDLRQLEVRARQLIASAETQEKLEEARVALLGRKGELTGMMRMMGQLTPEERPQVGKCANEVRSAVEQVLSERMAAMKQAAQERKLAAEALDITLPGVRPHLGHQHLISQIIEEIEDVFCSIGYTVESGPQVETSYYNFTALNAPMDHPSRSARDTFYVLDLAPGSVAHPEVHAQGESDVLLRTQTSGVQIHTMETQTPPIYMIAPGRVYRPDTADASHLPQFNQVEGLVVDKGISFADLKGTLDYFVRSMFGKDRRTRYRPHFFPFTEPSCEIDVSCGVCHGEGCSFCKHSGWIEILGAGMVDPNVLVNCGIDPELYSGFAFGAGVERIAALRYDLPDLRTLMTGDMRFLAQF from the coding sequence ATGAGCTTGTTGGATGACTTGCGCCAGCTTGAAGTGCGTGCACGTCAGTTGATTGCGTCAGCTGAGACGCAGGAAAAACTTGAAGAGGCGCGTGTTGCACTTTTGGGGCGCAAGGGTGAGCTAACTGGCATGATGCGCATGATGGGACAGCTCACACCTGAAGAGCGGCCGCAGGTAGGCAAGTGTGCCAATGAGGTGCGCAGTGCAGTTGAACAGGTGCTTTCTGAGCGCATGGCGGCTATGAAACAGGCGGCTCAAGAGCGCAAACTTGCTGCCGAAGCGCTTGACATTACGCTTCCAGGCGTGCGTCCACATCTGGGCCATCAGCATCTTATTAGTCAGATTATTGAAGAGATTGAAGATGTCTTTTGCTCGATTGGCTATACCGTTGAGTCAGGTCCACAGGTTGAGACAAGCTATTACAACTTTACTGCCCTAAATGCGCCTATGGACCATCCCAGCCGTTCTGCACGTGATACGTTCTATGTGCTCGATTTGGCACCCGGCTCGGTTGCGCACCCTGAGGTACATGCGCAGGGTGAGTCAGACGTGTTATTGCGTACGCAAACCTCAGGCGTGCAAATTCATACCATGGAAACCCAGACGCCGCCCATTTATATGATTGCTCCGGGGCGTGTGTATCGTCCTGATACTGCTGACGCAAGCCATCTCCCGCAGTTTAATCAGGTAGAGGGCTTGGTAGTTGATAAGGGTATTAGCTTTGCAGACCTTAAGGGCACGCTCGACTACTTTGTACGCTCTATGTTTGGTAAAGACCGTCGCACGCGCTACCGCCCGCACTTCTTCCCGTTTACTGAGCCGTCGTGTGAGATTGATGTATCGTGCGGGGTATGCCATGGTGAGGGTTGTAGTTTTTGTAAGCACTCAGGCTGGATTGAGATTTTAGGTGCAGGCATGGTTGACCCAAATGTGCTTGTAAACTGCGGTATCGACCCTGAGCTGTATTCTGGTTTTGCCTTTGGTGCGGGTGTGGAGCGTATCGCTGCACTTCGCTATGACCTTCCCGATTTGCGCACGCTGATGACCGGCGACATGCGCTTCTTGGCTCAATTTTAA
- a CDS encoding CDP-alcohol phosphatidyltransferase, which yields MGVKADETLTVNFEELLAYLRSKTRVFMTVEGHEYYVTHTDGYWRVQDCEELNEKGRFTDCSELVTTLSELVELPWLDGKSLHDLADSASFYESIQEGWICPA from the coding sequence ATGGGTGTGAAAGCAGATGAGACGCTAACGGTTAATTTTGAGGAGCTCTTAGCCTACTTGCGCTCAAAGACCCGTGTATTCATGACTGTTGAGGGGCATGAATACTATGTTACCCATACCGATGGATATTGGCGTGTACAGGATTGTGAAGAGCTCAACGAAAAAGGTCGGTTCACCGATTGTTCAGAGTTGGTTACTACACTTTCTGAGCTGGTTGAACTACCGTGGCTTGATGGAAAAAGCCTTCATGATTTGGCTGACTCAGCCAGTTTTTATGAGTCAATTCAGGAAGGGTGGATTTGCCCTGCATAG
- the pheT gene encoding phenylalanine--tRNA ligase subunit beta, with product MRVSYDWLKTLVDVPADPHDLVREFVRTGTEVEAVDVVGEQFDHIVTAQVVSKVAHPDSDHMWLCQVDVGEHHLNTEGEPTPLQIVCGAQNFNEGDHIVTALVGAELPGGVLIKKSKLRGQVSEGMNCSARELGLSTDHEGIMILPADAPVGMPFAEYLGTSDTVLDCEITPNRPDCLSMVGIAREVGAIFDCDTHIEMPTIATEQGAPTADELSVEITDAALCRRYVARIIRGVKVAPSPEWLVQRLAALKIRPHNNIVDITNYVMMLTGQPLHAFDLASFSEQAGKRRVYVRAAHEGERFVTLDGVERELAEGMALITDGVRPVALAGVMGGADSEISDTTVDVLLESACFDAGRTSHTSRNLSLISDASIRFERQVDERGCVDVANIACALIEQLAEGQVAPGYVDVYPAPCTLPELELRLPRVKAICGVEIPVAFVVRALTRLGCTVVEGNERLEVTPPSYRPDLVREIDLIEEIIRLWGMDRVPAQVPAAKNHIGGLTAEQHTLRMMGRLLRSCGLNEATSFSFAAPGDLERLGMSADGRGCAVEIMNPLVAEQTELRRSLMPGLLQSVAYNNAHGTQQVMLYEIGELFWGREHKSLPRELRSVAGVFSGTAALDTWNQHHHELRFFDAKGVVEELLTQLRIPKPRFVVATGEQYSFLQPGRAAEVQSGSSVLGWVGEIHPNALRAFDIDTPVAAFELNVELLLRLAQAQEQYREYSSFPSVDIDLALVVDEDVSYADILQRLHAAGGNLLADARLFDVYRDPVRVGKNKKSMAFALTYRAADHTLTSEEVERAHQKLVTKVCRAVNGEVRS from the coding sequence ATGCGCGTTTCTTATGACTGGCTCAAAACCCTGGTAGATGTACCAGCAGACCCGCACGACTTGGTTCGTGAGTTTGTACGCACGGGCACCGAGGTTGAAGCCGTTGATGTGGTAGGCGAGCAGTTTGACCATATTGTGACCGCACAAGTTGTATCTAAGGTGGCGCACCCCGATTCTGACCACATGTGGTTGTGTCAGGTTGATGTTGGTGAGCATCATCTAAATACGGAAGGCGAGCCAACACCGCTGCAAATTGTATGTGGCGCTCAGAATTTTAATGAGGGCGACCACATTGTAACTGCGCTGGTGGGCGCTGAGTTGCCGGGCGGCGTGCTTATCAAGAAAAGCAAGCTCCGCGGTCAGGTTTCTGAGGGCATGAATTGCTCAGCTCGGGAGCTTGGGCTCAGCACAGACCATGAGGGCATTATGATTTTGCCTGCTGATGCGCCGGTTGGTATGCCCTTTGCTGAGTATTTAGGCACTTCAGACACGGTGCTCGATTGTGAGATAACGCCAAATCGTCCTGACTGCCTGTCAATGGTGGGTATTGCGCGTGAGGTAGGAGCTATTTTCGATTGCGATACTCATATTGAGATGCCAACTATTGCGACTGAGCAGGGTGCGCCTACCGCCGATGAGCTATCGGTTGAAATTACTGATGCAGCACTTTGCCGTCGGTATGTGGCGCGTATTATACGCGGCGTAAAAGTTGCTCCTTCGCCTGAGTGGTTGGTTCAGCGTCTTGCAGCACTCAAGATTCGTCCGCATAACAATATTGTTGACATTACCAACTACGTTATGATGCTAACTGGTCAGCCGCTTCATGCCTTTGACCTTGCTAGTTTTTCTGAGCAGGCAGGTAAGCGCAGGGTGTATGTACGAGCAGCGCATGAAGGTGAGCGTTTTGTGACACTTGATGGTGTTGAGCGCGAGCTTGCTGAGGGCATGGCGCTTATTACCGATGGCGTGCGCCCCGTTGCTCTGGCAGGTGTTATGGGCGGTGCTGACTCTGAGATTAGTGATACAACCGTTGATGTTTTGCTAGAAAGTGCTTGTTTTGATGCGGGACGTACAAGCCATACCAGCCGCAATTTGTCGCTGATTTCTGATGCAAGCATTCGGTTTGAGCGTCAGGTTGATGAGCGTGGTTGTGTTGACGTTGCCAATATTGCCTGCGCTTTGATTGAGCAGCTGGCAGAAGGTCAGGTTGCACCTGGCTATGTGGATGTATATCCTGCTCCGTGTACGTTACCTGAGCTTGAATTACGCTTGCCGCGCGTGAAAGCTATCTGTGGTGTTGAGATTCCCGTGGCGTTTGTGGTGCGTGCGCTTACACGTCTGGGTTGCACGGTTGTTGAGGGAAACGAGCGTTTAGAGGTAACTCCTCCGAGTTATCGTCCTGATTTGGTACGCGAGATTGACCTTATTGAAGAGATTATTCGTCTTTGGGGCATGGACCGCGTACCGGCACAGGTTCCTGCGGCAAAAAATCATATTGGTGGTTTGACAGCTGAGCAGCACACGCTGCGTATGATGGGGCGCTTGTTGCGAAGCTGTGGCTTAAATGAAGCCACGAGCTTTAGTTTTGCAGCTCCTGGCGATCTTGAGCGCCTAGGTATGTCTGCAGATGGCCGTGGTTGCGCCGTTGAAATTATGAATCCTTTAGTGGCTGAGCAAACAGAACTTCGTCGTTCTTTGATGCCTGGTTTGTTGCAGTCGGTGGCTTACAACAATGCTCACGGAACACAGCAGGTCATGCTGTATGAGATAGGCGAGCTGTTCTGGGGGCGTGAGCATAAGAGCTTACCGCGTGAGCTGCGCTCCGTTGCTGGTGTGTTTTCGGGCACCGCAGCACTTGATACGTGGAATCAGCACCATCATGAACTGCGTTTCTTTGATGCAAAGGGAGTGGTAGAAGAGCTTTTGACTCAACTGCGGATACCTAAACCGCGCTTTGTAGTTGCCACAGGCGAGCAGTATAGTTTCTTGCAGCCAGGGCGCGCAGCAGAGGTGCAGAGCGGTTCAAGTGTACTTGGTTGGGTGGGTGAAATTCACCCCAACGCTTTACGCGCCTTTGATATTGATACGCCAGTTGCGGCTTTTGAGCTTAATGTTGAGCTGCTGTTAAGGCTTGCTCAGGCACAAGAGCAATATCGTGAGTATTCGAGTTTTCCCAGCGTAGACATTGACCTCGCGCTGGTAGTTGACGAAGACGTGAGCTACGCCGATATTTTGCAGCGCTTACATGCAGCGGGAGGCAACTTACTTGCTGATGCGCGTCTCTTTGATGTATATCGCGATCCGGTACGGGTGGGCAAAAATAAAAAGTCTATGGCTTTTGCACTTACCTATCGCGCTGCTGACCATACGTTAACCAGCGAAGAAGTTGAACGAGCACATCAAAAACTGGTTACTAAGGTGTGTCGCGCTGTTAATGGAGAGGTTCGTTCGTAG
- a CDS encoding ABC transporter ATP-binding protein, producing MIRTLIKSIRQYRGVTIATPLLVMGEVLFEILIPFGTALLIDRVKAGAPISEQLQYAAILALLSLISLAFGAAAGLTCAKASVGFSRNLRLDMFQAIQTYDFATIDKFSQSSLVTRLTTDIQNLQMAFMMIIRTAIRTPLVILFSFVMAYIMGGWVSFIFLAVIPLMGLSMFFIISRVKGIFKRIFKRYDRLNESAGENLSAIRVVKSYVRENYEIKKFDTAAEEVRLDFTHAERTIALMGPLMNFFWYVIIIFLLTAGSYAIIDSHGTMLDVGQLSSMISYGVQILMSMMMLSMVFALIAIAEEGAHRITEVLTTMSEITSPDNPVTQVVDGSIDFEGVGFTYGSEGEAEALSDIDLHIASGETIGIIGSTGSAKSSLVQLIPRLYDVSRGSVKVGGVDVRAYDLDVLRTEVAMVLQKNVLFSGSIADNLRWGNAGASDEQIVEAARLAQADEFIQGFDDGYEHYIEQGGANVSGGQRQRLCIARALLREPKILILDDSTSAVDTKTDKLIRAGLKSYLPQTTKIIIAQRTSSVEDADRILVMNNGRISAIGTHEELLRTSEIYREVYLSQTKQSHDEHAAELDDTEVSHHE from the coding sequence ATGATTAGAACGCTGATAAAGAGCATTCGTCAGTACAGGGGTGTAACTATTGCAACCCCGCTTTTGGTTATGGGCGAAGTTCTCTTTGAAATTCTTATTCCCTTTGGTACAGCGCTCCTTATTGATCGCGTAAAGGCGGGCGCTCCCATTTCTGAGCAGCTGCAGTATGCCGCGATACTGGCACTTTTGTCGTTAATCTCTCTGGCATTTGGCGCTGCTGCAGGTCTTACCTGTGCAAAGGCATCGGTAGGCTTCTCGCGCAATCTGCGACTTGATATGTTTCAAGCCATTCAGACGTATGACTTTGCAACCATTGATAAGTTCTCTCAATCGTCGCTGGTTACGCGCCTGACGACAGATATTCAAAACTTGCAAATGGCCTTTATGATGATTATTCGCACCGCCATTCGTACACCTCTTGTTATTTTGTTCTCCTTCGTTATGGCTTATATCATGGGTGGCTGGGTCTCTTTTATCTTCTTGGCGGTTATTCCGCTCATGGGGCTGTCGATGTTCTTCATTATTTCGAGGGTTAAGGGCATTTTCAAGCGTATTTTCAAGCGCTACGACCGCTTAAATGAGTCAGCTGGCGAGAACCTTTCAGCTATTCGCGTGGTAAAAAGCTACGTGCGCGAAAACTACGAGATTAAAAAGTTTGATACAGCCGCCGAAGAGGTTCGCCTAGACTTTACGCATGCTGAGCGAACTATTGCACTTATGGGTCCGCTTATGAACTTCTTCTGGTACGTTATTATTATATTTCTTTTAACAGCTGGCTCCTACGCCATTATTGACTCGCACGGAACAATGCTTGATGTGGGTCAGCTTTCCAGCATGATTTCCTACGGTGTGCAAATCCTTATGAGCATGATGATGCTTTCCATGGTATTTGCCCTTATTGCTATTGCTGAAGAAGGTGCGCATCGCATTACTGAGGTGCTGACCACCATGTCAGAAATAACCTCACCAGATAATCCAGTTACCCAGGTGGTCGACGGCTCAATTGACTTTGAGGGCGTTGGTTTTACCTATGGTTCTGAAGGCGAGGCCGAGGCGCTTTCGGATATTGATTTACATATTGCATCGGGTGAGACCATTGGCATTATTGGATCGACGGGCTCTGCAAAGTCGAGTTTGGTTCAGCTTATCCCACGTTTGTATGACGTAAGCCGTGGTAGCGTAAAGGTGGGCGGCGTAGACGTTCGCGCCTATGACCTCGACGTTTTGCGTACCGAGGTTGCCATGGTGCTCCAGAAAAATGTGTTGTTCTCGGGCAGCATTGCAGATAATCTGCGCTGGGGCAATGCGGGAGCCAGTGATGAGCAGATTGTTGAGGCTGCGCGCTTGGCTCAAGCCGATGAGTTTATCCAGGGTTTTGATGATGGGTACGAGCACTATATCGAGCAGGGTGGTGCAAATGTATCGGGAGGTCAGCGCCAGCGCCTCTGTATCGCGCGCGCTTTGCTGCGTGAACCAAAGATTCTTATTCTTGACGACTCCACCAGTGCGGTTGATACAAAAACCGACAAGCTGATTCGAGCTGGTCTTAAATCATATCTGCCGCAAACTACCAAGATTATTATCGCGCAGCGTACAAGTTCTGTTGAGGATGCCGACCGTATTTTAGTTATGAACAATGGGCGTATTTCTGCTATTGGCACCCACGAGGAGCTTCTGCGCACCAGTGAAATTTATCGCGAGGTATATCTTTCGCAGACAAAGCAAAGTCATGACGAACATGCAGCAGAACTTGACGATACGGAGGTGTCGCACCATGAGTAA
- a CDS encoding MarR family winged helix-turn-helix transcriptional regulator, with product MSKRFDQLAAAEQLTEAQPHESLEEQRARSILALMGFCGHYLHFRRGGRSGQTPILCFLAKHGGELSQQELRAQIPIKPGSLSEILSKLEVAGLIERRKNPDDRRQLTIKLTEEGAKRAALDQEERVQFRRRAFQALSEPEQEQLEALLTKVRHSWEDLDD from the coding sequence GTGAGTAAGCGTTTTGACCAACTAGCTGCCGCTGAGCAGCTCACAGAAGCACAGCCCCATGAATCTCTTGAAGAACAGCGTGCCCGTTCTATTTTGGCGCTGATGGGGTTTTGTGGGCACTATCTACATTTTAGGCGGGGCGGGCGTTCTGGTCAGACGCCAATTCTTTGCTTCTTGGCAAAACATGGGGGAGAGTTGTCTCAGCAAGAGCTACGGGCTCAGATTCCCATCAAGCCAGGTTCGCTCTCAGAGATTTTGTCAAAGCTTGAGGTTGCTGGGTTAATTGAACGTCGTAAAAACCCTGATGACCGTCGGCAACTCACGATTAAGCTTACCGAAGAGGGCGCAAAACGAGCAGCGCTTGACCAAGAAGAGCGTGTGCAGTTTCGTCGCCGAGCATTTCAGGCGCTTAGTGAACCTGAGCAGGAGCAGCTCGAAGCTCTGTTAACAAAGGTGCGGCATAGTTGGGAGGACTTGGATGATTAG